A stretch of DNA from Chloroflexota bacterium:
GGAAGCAGGCGGCGCGGGCCATCCGAGACGGAAGAAGCCTTTCGTCAACCGCCGATGCGCCCCTATACTCCGACCACGATATCCTGACTCGGAGGGCGCATGACGAACGCCGCGGTTGTGCTGTCGCCGCGCTCGCGCCCGTTGCTGCGCGGCTGGTCGCACGTGGTGGCGACCGGCCTCGCGGCCATCCTGACGGTTGCCCTGGCCGTCCGCTGCCTCGGCGACGGCCCCCGGCTGGCGACGATGCTGCTCTACGGCATCACCTCCGTCGGGCTGTTCGCCTGCAGCTCGCTGTACCACGTCATCACCTGGACGCCGTCGCGCCGCAAGATCATGCGGTCGCTCGATCACGGCAACATCTACGTGATGATCGCGGCGACGACGACGGCCATCGGCGTGAACGTGCTGCACGGCTGGGAGCGGGTCGCGCTGCTGTCGTCGGTGTGGGGGATCGCCGTGGTCGGCGTGGCCGTCTCCGTCCTCCACCTCCGGTTGGCGCGCGGCCCGCGCCTCGGGCTGTACCTCGCCACCGGGCTGACCGGCGTCATCGCGCTGCCGGGGCTGTTGTCGGCGCTGCCGCCGCTGGCGATTGGCGGCATCGTCACGGGCGGTCTGCTGTACGCCGTGGGCGGGGTGATCTACGCGCTCAAACGGCCCGATCCGGTGCCGCACATCTTCGGCTACCACGAGATCTTTCACCTGCTCGTGATCTTCGGCAGCGCGGCCTACGCGAGCGTGATCTGGATCTGGGTGGTGCCGTTCGCGCGTCAGTAAGCGCCGAGGCTCGAATCGCCAAAGCCGTTCAGTTCGGCGCCCGTGGTGATTCCGTACCATGAGCGTCAGCGAGTGGACCTGAATGGTGTAGGTCCGACTTGCTGACGCTTGCGGCGCGGCCGGCCGTCCTCTCTGAACGGCATCGGGCGCGATCCGCCCTCGTCCGAGCGTGTAGACGGTTGACAACCGACCGTCTGTCCGGCTCTCATCTCCGTGCGCGCCCCGACGACGCGGGCAGCGCTGGAGGGGAACGTGCTGACCCTATCCGCTGGTCTCTTGAACCGAACCACCTCGGCCATCTTCGAGGCGGCCGGCACGCCGTCGGACATCGCGACGTTCATGGCCAGCTCGCTCGTCGGAGCGAATCTGGCCGGCCACGACTCGCACGGCGTCATTCAGATCGCCGGCTACATGAATCTGATCCGCAACGGCTCGCTGCTGCCGGCTGCCCGGCCCGAGGTGACGAAGGAAGGGCCGGCCGTTATCCAGGTCGATGGCGCGTGGGGCTTCGGGCAGTACACGGCGCACACCTGTATGGATCTGGCGATCCAGAAGGCGAAGCAGAACCAGCTTGGCCTGGTCACCACGACCCGCGTCTCCCACATCGGGCGGCTGGGCGAGTGGGCCGAGCAAGCGGCCAACGCTGGCGTGATCGGCATGCTCGGCGTCTCCTGGGGCGCAGGGCCGTACGCCGGGACACCCCATGGCGGCGCGGCGCGCGTCTTGAGCACCAACCCGATCTCGTTCGGGATTCCGCTCAAGGATCGGCCGCCCTTCGTGCTCGACTTCGCGACGACGGCGGTGGCCGAGGGCAAGCTGCGTGTGGCCCGCGCGAAGGGCGTCCCAGTCCCCGATGGATGGATCGTGGACGCACAGGGCCGACCCACCAACGATGTCGAGCAGTTCTACACGGGCGGCGGCATGCTCCAGCCGTTCGGCGGCCACAAGGGCTACGCGCTGGCCCTGGCCATCGAGCTGTTGTCGATTGCGCTCACCGGCGCGGAGGTGCCGCCCGACGAGCGAGGCCGCAAGAACGGCGCGTTCTTCCTGGCCATCGACCCGACGGCGATTCGCTCTATCGAGGACTTTGTGGCTGAGGCGACGGCGATCTGCGAGCGGGTGACGAATGTGCCGCTCGCGCCGGGGTCGTCGGGCGTGCTGGTGCCGGGCCAGCCGGAGGACACCAACCGCCGGAAGCGGCAGGCCGAGGGTATCGAGCTGGCCGAGTCGACCTGGGAAGAGATCCAGGGGATCGCCACGGAGCTTGGCGCGAAGGTGTAGGCGGCGGGGGGAGATCATGCGCCGATACCTGCGATTCCTGGTTGCCGTGGTCGGCGCGCTCGCGATCTTCGCGGCGGCCGGGGCGCCAGCGTGGGCCGACCAGGCTCCGTTCTGGGAGTCTCCGACCGGCCTTGCTCCCGGACATCCTGACATCCAGGTGCGGATGGCTGCCGAGACCGTGGATATCGTCATCGTGGAGCAGGGCGACGAGATCCACGCGAAGGTCACGGCGACCTTCACCATGGTGAACGACGGCCCCGAAGCGACTCTCAAGGTCGGGTTTCCGGCCTCGACTCACTCGCTGTTCGA
This window harbors:
- a CDS encoding Ldh family oxidoreductase; the protein is MLTLSAGLLNRTTSAIFEAAGTPSDIATFMASSLVGANLAGHDSHGVIQIAGYMNLIRNGSLLPAARPEVTKEGPAVIQVDGAWGFGQYTAHTCMDLAIQKAKQNQLGLVTTTRVSHIGRLGEWAEQAANAGVIGMLGVSWGAGPYAGTPHGGAARVLSTNPISFGIPLKDRPPFVLDFATTAVAEGKLRVARAKGVPVPDGWIVDAQGRPTNDVEQFYTGGGMLQPFGGHKGYALALAIELLSIALTGAEVPPDERGRKNGAFFLAIDPTAIRSIEDFVAEATAICERVTNVPLAPGSSGVLVPGQPEDTNRRKRQAEGIELAESTWEEIQGIATELGAKV
- a CDS encoding hemolysin III family protein, which produces MTNAAVVLSPRSRPLLRGWSHVVATGLAAILTVALAVRCLGDGPRLATMLLYGITSVGLFACSSLYHVITWTPSRRKIMRSLDHGNIYVMIAATTTAIGVNVLHGWERVALLSSVWGIAVVGVAVSVLHLRLARGPRLGLYLATGLTGVIALPGLLSALPPLAIGGIVTGGLLYAVGGVIYALKRPDPVPHIFGYHEIFHLLVIFGSAAYASVIWIWVVPFARQ